The Daucus carota subsp. sativus chromosome 2, DH1 v3.0, whole genome shotgun sequence genome includes a window with the following:
- the LOC108209884 gene encoding lysine-specific demethylase JMJ13 isoform X2: MVLRFSVVEKDKYLLKRNSAIMVEGRARISREAKLEFLKSKRLQKIKSESVDDMLHVRNMMTRSGGDALRVSSSCGMGSQNDAFARLGDVSSRHNFFTKQKVDRFHTADLEWIDKIKECPIYYPSKEEFDDPLIYLQKIAPEASKFGICKIVSPVNASVPAGVVLMKENIGFKFTTKVQPLRLAEWDTDDRVTFFQSGRNYTFREFERMANKVFARRYCSAGYLPSTYMEREFWNEIACGKTESVEYACDVDGSAFSSSPSDQLGKSKWNLKNLSRLPKSILRLLETIIPGVTEPMLYIGMLFSMFAWHVEDHYLYSMNYHHCGAAKTWYGVPGHAALNFEKVVRENVYARDILSDKGEDAAFDVLLGKTTMFPPNVLLEQGVPVYKAVQKPGEYVITFPRAYHAGFSHGFNCGEAVNFAIGDWFSLGSIASRRYALLNRMPLLPHEELLCKEAMFLYKSSEIEDADYSSADLISNRTIKASFVTLMRFQHRARWCLMESRACGAVSSNPYGTILCSICKRDCFLAYLSCNCDHPHSVCLRHNVKSLDIPCSGNQTLFVREDISDMEAAAKKFEQEEIVILEAQRHCRKGDDMYLLFKLFPRAEEKGYTPYCKLKFDFFVEYAGADDYSPDPVAISSQLSTSCRAVQDRRKVLNISLSRASSAASTLCTLKDPTKSFSVAQYVQGNATYTLGKLVCSSASSHEVPDYIHDPSVSLLTNESSVSRQQSNHVFEVKPTDNQDDDDSDSEIFRVKRRSSAKMANIDLNVAASHFERGLKRLKKHQPNGKCGQATSFSCSTTDDSDHNSCSSTIRSKEAHNSTSRSRSSDGTPIPISIRYKKLSHDEAVSKHIGNQKDDRFLPEMIKRARNPPPLEMGPKRLKIKGPSFMGLDERLR, encoded by the exons ATG GTATTGCGATTCAGTGTGGTCGAAAAAGACAAATATCTACTTAAGAGAAACAGCGCAATAATG GTGGAAGGAAGGGCACGTATCTCTAGGGAGGCAAAATTGGAATTTCTAAAGAGCAAGAgacttcaaaaaattaaatcagaaaGTGTAGATGATATGCTACATGTCAGAAATATGATGACTAGAAGCGGGGGAGATGCGTTAAGAGTTTCTTCATCATGTGGCATGGGATCACAGAATGATGCATTTGCTCGCCTGGGTGATGTTTCGAGTAGGCACAACTTTTTCACAAAGCAGAAGGTTGACAGGTTCCACACAGCTGATCTTGAGTGGATTGACAAAATTAAAGAGTGTCCCATTTACTATCCAAGTAAAGAGGAATTTGATGACCCACTGATTTATCTGCAAAAGATAGCTCCAGAAGCTTCAAAATTTG GTATCTGCAAGATTGTTTCACCTGTGAATGCATCTGTGCCTGCTGGTGTAGTATTGATGAAAGAAAACATAGGTTTTAAGTTTACCACCAAGGTGCAGCCTCTTCGTCTTGCTGAGTGGGATACTGATGACAGAGTTACCTTTTTCCAGAGTGGACG AAATTATACTTTCCGGGAATTTGAGAGAATGGCGAACAAGGTTTTCGCACGTAGATATTGTAGTGCTGGATATCTTCCTTCCACTTATATGGAAAGAGAATTTTGGAATGAAATAGCTTGTGGAAAGACAGAAAGTGTTGAGTATGCCTGCGATGTTGACGGTAGTGcattttcttcatctcccaGTGACCAACTTGGAAAAAGCAAATGGAACTTAAAG AATTTGTCTCGTCTTCCAAAGTCTATTCTACGCCTGCTTGAGACAATAATTCCG GGAGTTACTGAGCCGATGCTCTATATTGGGATGCTATTTAGTATGTTTGCCTGGCATGTGGAGGATCATTACTTGTATAG CATGAACTATCATCACTGTGGGGCAGCAAAAACCTGGTATGGGGTTCCTGGTCACGCAGCTTTGAATTTTGAGAAAGTTGTGCGGGAGAATGTGTATGCCCGTGATATTCTATCAGATAAAGGAGAGGATGCAGCTTTTGATGTCCTTTTGGGAAAGACAACTATGTTTCCTCCCAATGTTTTATTAGAACAAGGTGTACCTGTTTACAAAGCTGTGCAGAAGCCAGGGGAATATGTAATAACTTTTCCTAGAGCATACCATGCAGGATTTAGCCATG GTTTTAATTGTGGAGAGGCTGTAAACTTTGCCATTGGAGATTGGTTTTCTTTAGGGTCAATTGCTAGTCGTCGCTATGCACTTCTAAACAGGATGCCTCTTCTTCCTCATGAGGAGCTGCTTTGCAAAGAAGCAATGTTTCTGTATAAGAGTTCGGAAATTGAAGACGCAGATTATTCTTCCGCTGATTTAATATCTAACCGTACCATAAAGGCTTCTTTCGTAACTTTGATGCGGTTCCAGCATCGTGCTCGTTGGTGCTTGATGGAATCAAGAGCTTGTGGTGCCGTTTCTTCTAATCCTTATGGAACTATTCTCTGCAGTATTTGCAAACGTGACTGTTTTTTGGCATATCTTAGCTGCAACTGTGACCATCCCCATTCTGTTTGCCTTCGCCACA ATGTTAAGTCACTCGACATACCTTGTAGTGGCAATCAAACTCTCTTTGTAAGGGAAGATATCTCAGATATGGAAGCTGCAGCGAAAAAGTTTGAGCAGGAGGAAATTGTAATTCTTGAAGCTCAACGTCATTGTAGGAAAGGCGATGATATGTATCTGCTTTTCAAATTGTTTCCAAGAGCTGAAGAAAAAGGATACACTCCCTATTGCAAGTTAAAATTTGACTTTTTTGTTGAATATGCTGGAGCTGATGATTATTCACCAGATCCAGTAGCTATCTCTTCTCAACTGTCTACATCATGCAGAGCCGTACAAGACAGAAGAAAAGTGTTGAATATTTCTCTCTCTCGTGCTTCATCTGCTGCATCAACTCTTTGTACATTGAAGGATCCTACTAAAAGCTTCTCGGTGGCTCAATAT GTACAGGGTAATGCCACTTATACCTTGGGAAAGCTGGTCTGTTCATCAGCATCATCTCACGAAGTGCCTGATTACATTCATGATCCTTCAGTCTCCTTGCTGACAAATGAAAGTTCTGTTTCACGCCAGcaaagtaatcatgtttttgAGGTCAAACCAACTGACAATCAGGATGACGATGATTCTGACTCGGAGATATTCAGGGTTAAGCGAAGATCTTCTGCTAAAATGGCTAACATCGACTTGAATGTAGCTGCCTCGCATTTTGAACGG GGGCTTAAGAGACTGAAGAAGCATCAACCTAATGGAAAGTGTGGGCAAGCGACATCATTTAGCTGTAGCACAACTGATGATTCTGACCATAATTCTTGTTCAAGTACAATTCGTTCCAAAGAAGCGCATAATAGCACTTCCAGGAGTAGGAGTTCTGATGGAACTCCAATTCCTATCTCCATTAGGTACAAAAAATTGTCACATGATGAAGCAGTGAGTAAGCACATTGGAAACCAGAAAGATGATAGATTTCTTCCAGAAATGATCAAGCGTGCAAGGAACCCGCCTCCATTAGAGATGGGGCCCAAGCGCCTTAAAATTAAAGGTCCCTCTTTTATGGGGTTAGATGAAAGATTGCGTTGA
- the LOC108209884 gene encoding lysine-specific demethylase JMJ13 isoform X1: MVLRFSVVEKDKYLLKRNSAIMVEGRARISREAKLEFLKSKRLQKIKSESVDDMLHVRNMMTRSGGDALRVSSSCGMGSQNDAFARLGDVSSRHNFFTKQKVDRFHTADLEWIDKIKECPIYYPSKEEFDDPLIYLQKIAPEASKFGICKIVSPVNASVPAGVVLMKENIGFKFTTKVQPLRLAEWDTDDRVTFFQSGRNYTFREFERMANKVFARRYCSAGYLPSTYMEREFWNEIACGKTESVEYACDVDGSAFSSSPSDQLGKSKWNLKNLSRLPKSILRLLETIIPGVTEPMLYIGMLFSMFAWHVEDHYLYSMNYHHCGAAKTWYGVPGHAALNFEKVVRENVYARDILSDKGEDAAFDVLLGKTTMFPPNVLLEQGVPVYKAVQKPGEYVITFPRAYHAGFSHGFNCGEAVNFAIGDWFSLGSIASRRYALLNRMPLLPHEELLCKEAMFLYKSSEIEDADYSSADLISNRTIKASFVTLMRFQHRARWCLMESRACGAVSSNPYGTILCSICKRDCFLAYLSCNCDHPHSVCLRHNVKSLDIPCSGNQTLFVREDISDMEAAAKKFEQEEIVILEAQRHCRKGDDMYLLFKLFPRAEEKGYTPYCKLKFDFFVEYAGADDYSPDPVAISSQLSTSCRAVQDRRKVLNISLSRASSAASTLCTLKDPTKSFSVAQYQVQGNATYTLGKLVCSSASSHEVPDYIHDPSVSLLTNESSVSRQQSNHVFEVKPTDNQDDDDSDSEIFRVKRRSSAKMANIDLNVAASHFERGLKRLKKHQPNGKCGQATSFSCSTTDDSDHNSCSSTIRSKEAHNSTSRSRSSDGTPIPISIRYKKLSHDEAVSKHIGNQKDDRFLPEMIKRARNPPPLEMGPKRLKIKGPSFMGLDERLR; the protein is encoded by the exons ATG GTATTGCGATTCAGTGTGGTCGAAAAAGACAAATATCTACTTAAGAGAAACAGCGCAATAATG GTGGAAGGAAGGGCACGTATCTCTAGGGAGGCAAAATTGGAATTTCTAAAGAGCAAGAgacttcaaaaaattaaatcagaaaGTGTAGATGATATGCTACATGTCAGAAATATGATGACTAGAAGCGGGGGAGATGCGTTAAGAGTTTCTTCATCATGTGGCATGGGATCACAGAATGATGCATTTGCTCGCCTGGGTGATGTTTCGAGTAGGCACAACTTTTTCACAAAGCAGAAGGTTGACAGGTTCCACACAGCTGATCTTGAGTGGATTGACAAAATTAAAGAGTGTCCCATTTACTATCCAAGTAAAGAGGAATTTGATGACCCACTGATTTATCTGCAAAAGATAGCTCCAGAAGCTTCAAAATTTG GTATCTGCAAGATTGTTTCACCTGTGAATGCATCTGTGCCTGCTGGTGTAGTATTGATGAAAGAAAACATAGGTTTTAAGTTTACCACCAAGGTGCAGCCTCTTCGTCTTGCTGAGTGGGATACTGATGACAGAGTTACCTTTTTCCAGAGTGGACG AAATTATACTTTCCGGGAATTTGAGAGAATGGCGAACAAGGTTTTCGCACGTAGATATTGTAGTGCTGGATATCTTCCTTCCACTTATATGGAAAGAGAATTTTGGAATGAAATAGCTTGTGGAAAGACAGAAAGTGTTGAGTATGCCTGCGATGTTGACGGTAGTGcattttcttcatctcccaGTGACCAACTTGGAAAAAGCAAATGGAACTTAAAG AATTTGTCTCGTCTTCCAAAGTCTATTCTACGCCTGCTTGAGACAATAATTCCG GGAGTTACTGAGCCGATGCTCTATATTGGGATGCTATTTAGTATGTTTGCCTGGCATGTGGAGGATCATTACTTGTATAG CATGAACTATCATCACTGTGGGGCAGCAAAAACCTGGTATGGGGTTCCTGGTCACGCAGCTTTGAATTTTGAGAAAGTTGTGCGGGAGAATGTGTATGCCCGTGATATTCTATCAGATAAAGGAGAGGATGCAGCTTTTGATGTCCTTTTGGGAAAGACAACTATGTTTCCTCCCAATGTTTTATTAGAACAAGGTGTACCTGTTTACAAAGCTGTGCAGAAGCCAGGGGAATATGTAATAACTTTTCCTAGAGCATACCATGCAGGATTTAGCCATG GTTTTAATTGTGGAGAGGCTGTAAACTTTGCCATTGGAGATTGGTTTTCTTTAGGGTCAATTGCTAGTCGTCGCTATGCACTTCTAAACAGGATGCCTCTTCTTCCTCATGAGGAGCTGCTTTGCAAAGAAGCAATGTTTCTGTATAAGAGTTCGGAAATTGAAGACGCAGATTATTCTTCCGCTGATTTAATATCTAACCGTACCATAAAGGCTTCTTTCGTAACTTTGATGCGGTTCCAGCATCGTGCTCGTTGGTGCTTGATGGAATCAAGAGCTTGTGGTGCCGTTTCTTCTAATCCTTATGGAACTATTCTCTGCAGTATTTGCAAACGTGACTGTTTTTTGGCATATCTTAGCTGCAACTGTGACCATCCCCATTCTGTTTGCCTTCGCCACA ATGTTAAGTCACTCGACATACCTTGTAGTGGCAATCAAACTCTCTTTGTAAGGGAAGATATCTCAGATATGGAAGCTGCAGCGAAAAAGTTTGAGCAGGAGGAAATTGTAATTCTTGAAGCTCAACGTCATTGTAGGAAAGGCGATGATATGTATCTGCTTTTCAAATTGTTTCCAAGAGCTGAAGAAAAAGGATACACTCCCTATTGCAAGTTAAAATTTGACTTTTTTGTTGAATATGCTGGAGCTGATGATTATTCACCAGATCCAGTAGCTATCTCTTCTCAACTGTCTACATCATGCAGAGCCGTACAAGACAGAAGAAAAGTGTTGAATATTTCTCTCTCTCGTGCTTCATCTGCTGCATCAACTCTTTGTACATTGAAGGATCCTACTAAAAGCTTCTCGGTGGCTCAATAT CAGGTACAGGGTAATGCCACTTATACCTTGGGAAAGCTGGTCTGTTCATCAGCATCATCTCACGAAGTGCCTGATTACATTCATGATCCTTCAGTCTCCTTGCTGACAAATGAAAGTTCTGTTTCACGCCAGcaaagtaatcatgtttttgAGGTCAAACCAACTGACAATCAGGATGACGATGATTCTGACTCGGAGATATTCAGGGTTAAGCGAAGATCTTCTGCTAAAATGGCTAACATCGACTTGAATGTAGCTGCCTCGCATTTTGAACGG GGGCTTAAGAGACTGAAGAAGCATCAACCTAATGGAAAGTGTGGGCAAGCGACATCATTTAGCTGTAGCACAACTGATGATTCTGACCATAATTCTTGTTCAAGTACAATTCGTTCCAAAGAAGCGCATAATAGCACTTCCAGGAGTAGGAGTTCTGATGGAACTCCAATTCCTATCTCCATTAGGTACAAAAAATTGTCACATGATGAAGCAGTGAGTAAGCACATTGGAAACCAGAAAGATGATAGATTTCTTCCAGAAATGATCAAGCGTGCAAGGAACCCGCCTCCATTAGAGATGGGGCCCAAGCGCCTTAAAATTAAAGGTCCCTCTTTTATGGGGTTAGATGAAAGATTGCGTTGA
- the LOC108209884 gene encoding lysine-specific demethylase JMJ13 isoform X4, with translation MLHVRNMMTRSGGDALRVSSSCGMGSQNDAFARLGDVSSRHNFFTKQKVDRFHTADLEWIDKIKECPIYYPSKEEFDDPLIYLQKIAPEASKFGICKIVSPVNASVPAGVVLMKENIGFKFTTKVQPLRLAEWDTDDRVTFFQSGRNYTFREFERMANKVFARRYCSAGYLPSTYMEREFWNEIACGKTESVEYACDVDGSAFSSSPSDQLGKSKWNLKNLSRLPKSILRLLETIIPGVTEPMLYIGMLFSMFAWHVEDHYLYSMNYHHCGAAKTWYGVPGHAALNFEKVVRENVYARDILSDKGEDAAFDVLLGKTTMFPPNVLLEQGVPVYKAVQKPGEYVITFPRAYHAGFSHGFNCGEAVNFAIGDWFSLGSIASRRYALLNRMPLLPHEELLCKEAMFLYKSSEIEDADYSSADLISNRTIKASFVTLMRFQHRARWCLMESRACGAVSSNPYGTILCSICKRDCFLAYLSCNCDHPHSVCLRHNVKSLDIPCSGNQTLFVREDISDMEAAAKKFEQEEIVILEAQRHCRKGDDMYLLFKLFPRAEEKGYTPYCKLKFDFFVEYAGADDYSPDPVAISSQLSTSCRAVQDRRKVLNISLSRASSAASTLCTLKDPTKSFSVAQYQVQGNATYTLGKLVCSSASSHEVPDYIHDPSVSLLTNESSVSRQQSNHVFEVKPTDNQDDDDSDSEIFRVKRRSSAKMANIDLNVAASHFERGLKRLKKHQPNGKCGQATSFSCSTTDDSDHNSCSSTIRSKEAHNSTSRSRSSDGTPIPISIRYKKLSHDEAVSKHIGNQKDDRFLPEMIKRARNPPPLEMGPKRLKIKGPSFMGLDERLR, from the exons ATGCTACATGTCAGAAATATGATGACTAGAAGCGGGGGAGATGCGTTAAGAGTTTCTTCATCATGTGGCATGGGATCACAGAATGATGCATTTGCTCGCCTGGGTGATGTTTCGAGTAGGCACAACTTTTTCACAAAGCAGAAGGTTGACAGGTTCCACACAGCTGATCTTGAGTGGATTGACAAAATTAAAGAGTGTCCCATTTACTATCCAAGTAAAGAGGAATTTGATGACCCACTGATTTATCTGCAAAAGATAGCTCCAGAAGCTTCAAAATTTG GTATCTGCAAGATTGTTTCACCTGTGAATGCATCTGTGCCTGCTGGTGTAGTATTGATGAAAGAAAACATAGGTTTTAAGTTTACCACCAAGGTGCAGCCTCTTCGTCTTGCTGAGTGGGATACTGATGACAGAGTTACCTTTTTCCAGAGTGGACG AAATTATACTTTCCGGGAATTTGAGAGAATGGCGAACAAGGTTTTCGCACGTAGATATTGTAGTGCTGGATATCTTCCTTCCACTTATATGGAAAGAGAATTTTGGAATGAAATAGCTTGTGGAAAGACAGAAAGTGTTGAGTATGCCTGCGATGTTGACGGTAGTGcattttcttcatctcccaGTGACCAACTTGGAAAAAGCAAATGGAACTTAAAG AATTTGTCTCGTCTTCCAAAGTCTATTCTACGCCTGCTTGAGACAATAATTCCG GGAGTTACTGAGCCGATGCTCTATATTGGGATGCTATTTAGTATGTTTGCCTGGCATGTGGAGGATCATTACTTGTATAG CATGAACTATCATCACTGTGGGGCAGCAAAAACCTGGTATGGGGTTCCTGGTCACGCAGCTTTGAATTTTGAGAAAGTTGTGCGGGAGAATGTGTATGCCCGTGATATTCTATCAGATAAAGGAGAGGATGCAGCTTTTGATGTCCTTTTGGGAAAGACAACTATGTTTCCTCCCAATGTTTTATTAGAACAAGGTGTACCTGTTTACAAAGCTGTGCAGAAGCCAGGGGAATATGTAATAACTTTTCCTAGAGCATACCATGCAGGATTTAGCCATG GTTTTAATTGTGGAGAGGCTGTAAACTTTGCCATTGGAGATTGGTTTTCTTTAGGGTCAATTGCTAGTCGTCGCTATGCACTTCTAAACAGGATGCCTCTTCTTCCTCATGAGGAGCTGCTTTGCAAAGAAGCAATGTTTCTGTATAAGAGTTCGGAAATTGAAGACGCAGATTATTCTTCCGCTGATTTAATATCTAACCGTACCATAAAGGCTTCTTTCGTAACTTTGATGCGGTTCCAGCATCGTGCTCGTTGGTGCTTGATGGAATCAAGAGCTTGTGGTGCCGTTTCTTCTAATCCTTATGGAACTATTCTCTGCAGTATTTGCAAACGTGACTGTTTTTTGGCATATCTTAGCTGCAACTGTGACCATCCCCATTCTGTTTGCCTTCGCCACA ATGTTAAGTCACTCGACATACCTTGTAGTGGCAATCAAACTCTCTTTGTAAGGGAAGATATCTCAGATATGGAAGCTGCAGCGAAAAAGTTTGAGCAGGAGGAAATTGTAATTCTTGAAGCTCAACGTCATTGTAGGAAAGGCGATGATATGTATCTGCTTTTCAAATTGTTTCCAAGAGCTGAAGAAAAAGGATACACTCCCTATTGCAAGTTAAAATTTGACTTTTTTGTTGAATATGCTGGAGCTGATGATTATTCACCAGATCCAGTAGCTATCTCTTCTCAACTGTCTACATCATGCAGAGCCGTACAAGACAGAAGAAAAGTGTTGAATATTTCTCTCTCTCGTGCTTCATCTGCTGCATCAACTCTTTGTACATTGAAGGATCCTACTAAAAGCTTCTCGGTGGCTCAATAT CAGGTACAGGGTAATGCCACTTATACCTTGGGAAAGCTGGTCTGTTCATCAGCATCATCTCACGAAGTGCCTGATTACATTCATGATCCTTCAGTCTCCTTGCTGACAAATGAAAGTTCTGTTTCACGCCAGcaaagtaatcatgtttttgAGGTCAAACCAACTGACAATCAGGATGACGATGATTCTGACTCGGAGATATTCAGGGTTAAGCGAAGATCTTCTGCTAAAATGGCTAACATCGACTTGAATGTAGCTGCCTCGCATTTTGAACGG GGGCTTAAGAGACTGAAGAAGCATCAACCTAATGGAAAGTGTGGGCAAGCGACATCATTTAGCTGTAGCACAACTGATGATTCTGACCATAATTCTTGTTCAAGTACAATTCGTTCCAAAGAAGCGCATAATAGCACTTCCAGGAGTAGGAGTTCTGATGGAACTCCAATTCCTATCTCCATTAGGTACAAAAAATTGTCACATGATGAAGCAGTGAGTAAGCACATTGGAAACCAGAAAGATGATAGATTTCTTCCAGAAATGATCAAGCGTGCAAGGAACCCGCCTCCATTAGAGATGGGGCCCAAGCGCCTTAAAATTAAAGGTCCCTCTTTTATGGGGTTAGATGAAAGATTGCGTTGA
- the LOC108209884 gene encoding lysine-specific demethylase JMJ13 isoform X3, with translation MVEGRARISREAKLEFLKSKRLQKIKSESVDDMLHVRNMMTRSGGDALRVSSSCGMGSQNDAFARLGDVSSRHNFFTKQKVDRFHTADLEWIDKIKECPIYYPSKEEFDDPLIYLQKIAPEASKFGICKIVSPVNASVPAGVVLMKENIGFKFTTKVQPLRLAEWDTDDRVTFFQSGRNYTFREFERMANKVFARRYCSAGYLPSTYMEREFWNEIACGKTESVEYACDVDGSAFSSSPSDQLGKSKWNLKNLSRLPKSILRLLETIIPGVTEPMLYIGMLFSMFAWHVEDHYLYSMNYHHCGAAKTWYGVPGHAALNFEKVVRENVYARDILSDKGEDAAFDVLLGKTTMFPPNVLLEQGVPVYKAVQKPGEYVITFPRAYHAGFSHGFNCGEAVNFAIGDWFSLGSIASRRYALLNRMPLLPHEELLCKEAMFLYKSSEIEDADYSSADLISNRTIKASFVTLMRFQHRARWCLMESRACGAVSSNPYGTILCSICKRDCFLAYLSCNCDHPHSVCLRHNVKSLDIPCSGNQTLFVREDISDMEAAAKKFEQEEIVILEAQRHCRKGDDMYLLFKLFPRAEEKGYTPYCKLKFDFFVEYAGADDYSPDPVAISSQLSTSCRAVQDRRKVLNISLSRASSAASTLCTLKDPTKSFSVAQYQVQGNATYTLGKLVCSSASSHEVPDYIHDPSVSLLTNESSVSRQQSNHVFEVKPTDNQDDDDSDSEIFRVKRRSSAKMANIDLNVAASHFERGLKRLKKHQPNGKCGQATSFSCSTTDDSDHNSCSSTIRSKEAHNSTSRSRSSDGTPIPISIRYKKLSHDEAVSKHIGNQKDDRFLPEMIKRARNPPPLEMGPKRLKIKGPSFMGLDERLR, from the exons ATG GTGGAAGGAAGGGCACGTATCTCTAGGGAGGCAAAATTGGAATTTCTAAAGAGCAAGAgacttcaaaaaattaaatcagaaaGTGTAGATGATATGCTACATGTCAGAAATATGATGACTAGAAGCGGGGGAGATGCGTTAAGAGTTTCTTCATCATGTGGCATGGGATCACAGAATGATGCATTTGCTCGCCTGGGTGATGTTTCGAGTAGGCACAACTTTTTCACAAAGCAGAAGGTTGACAGGTTCCACACAGCTGATCTTGAGTGGATTGACAAAATTAAAGAGTGTCCCATTTACTATCCAAGTAAAGAGGAATTTGATGACCCACTGATTTATCTGCAAAAGATAGCTCCAGAAGCTTCAAAATTTG GTATCTGCAAGATTGTTTCACCTGTGAATGCATCTGTGCCTGCTGGTGTAGTATTGATGAAAGAAAACATAGGTTTTAAGTTTACCACCAAGGTGCAGCCTCTTCGTCTTGCTGAGTGGGATACTGATGACAGAGTTACCTTTTTCCAGAGTGGACG AAATTATACTTTCCGGGAATTTGAGAGAATGGCGAACAAGGTTTTCGCACGTAGATATTGTAGTGCTGGATATCTTCCTTCCACTTATATGGAAAGAGAATTTTGGAATGAAATAGCTTGTGGAAAGACAGAAAGTGTTGAGTATGCCTGCGATGTTGACGGTAGTGcattttcttcatctcccaGTGACCAACTTGGAAAAAGCAAATGGAACTTAAAG AATTTGTCTCGTCTTCCAAAGTCTATTCTACGCCTGCTTGAGACAATAATTCCG GGAGTTACTGAGCCGATGCTCTATATTGGGATGCTATTTAGTATGTTTGCCTGGCATGTGGAGGATCATTACTTGTATAG CATGAACTATCATCACTGTGGGGCAGCAAAAACCTGGTATGGGGTTCCTGGTCACGCAGCTTTGAATTTTGAGAAAGTTGTGCGGGAGAATGTGTATGCCCGTGATATTCTATCAGATAAAGGAGAGGATGCAGCTTTTGATGTCCTTTTGGGAAAGACAACTATGTTTCCTCCCAATGTTTTATTAGAACAAGGTGTACCTGTTTACAAAGCTGTGCAGAAGCCAGGGGAATATGTAATAACTTTTCCTAGAGCATACCATGCAGGATTTAGCCATG GTTTTAATTGTGGAGAGGCTGTAAACTTTGCCATTGGAGATTGGTTTTCTTTAGGGTCAATTGCTAGTCGTCGCTATGCACTTCTAAACAGGATGCCTCTTCTTCCTCATGAGGAGCTGCTTTGCAAAGAAGCAATGTTTCTGTATAAGAGTTCGGAAATTGAAGACGCAGATTATTCTTCCGCTGATTTAATATCTAACCGTACCATAAAGGCTTCTTTCGTAACTTTGATGCGGTTCCAGCATCGTGCTCGTTGGTGCTTGATGGAATCAAGAGCTTGTGGTGCCGTTTCTTCTAATCCTTATGGAACTATTCTCTGCAGTATTTGCAAACGTGACTGTTTTTTGGCATATCTTAGCTGCAACTGTGACCATCCCCATTCTGTTTGCCTTCGCCACA ATGTTAAGTCACTCGACATACCTTGTAGTGGCAATCAAACTCTCTTTGTAAGGGAAGATATCTCAGATATGGAAGCTGCAGCGAAAAAGTTTGAGCAGGAGGAAATTGTAATTCTTGAAGCTCAACGTCATTGTAGGAAAGGCGATGATATGTATCTGCTTTTCAAATTGTTTCCAAGAGCTGAAGAAAAAGGATACACTCCCTATTGCAAGTTAAAATTTGACTTTTTTGTTGAATATGCTGGAGCTGATGATTATTCACCAGATCCAGTAGCTATCTCTTCTCAACTGTCTACATCATGCAGAGCCGTACAAGACAGAAGAAAAGTGTTGAATATTTCTCTCTCTCGTGCTTCATCTGCTGCATCAACTCTTTGTACATTGAAGGATCCTACTAAAAGCTTCTCGGTGGCTCAATAT CAGGTACAGGGTAATGCCACTTATACCTTGGGAAAGCTGGTCTGTTCATCAGCATCATCTCACGAAGTGCCTGATTACATTCATGATCCTTCAGTCTCCTTGCTGACAAATGAAAGTTCTGTTTCACGCCAGcaaagtaatcatgtttttgAGGTCAAACCAACTGACAATCAGGATGACGATGATTCTGACTCGGAGATATTCAGGGTTAAGCGAAGATCTTCTGCTAAAATGGCTAACATCGACTTGAATGTAGCTGCCTCGCATTTTGAACGG GGGCTTAAGAGACTGAAGAAGCATCAACCTAATGGAAAGTGTGGGCAAGCGACATCATTTAGCTGTAGCACAACTGATGATTCTGACCATAATTCTTGTTCAAGTACAATTCGTTCCAAAGAAGCGCATAATAGCACTTCCAGGAGTAGGAGTTCTGATGGAACTCCAATTCCTATCTCCATTAGGTACAAAAAATTGTCACATGATGAAGCAGTGAGTAAGCACATTGGAAACCAGAAAGATGATAGATTTCTTCCAGAAATGATCAAGCGTGCAAGGAACCCGCCTCCATTAGAGATGGGGCCCAAGCGCCTTAAAATTAAAGGTCCCTCTTTTATGGGGTTAGATGAAAGATTGCGTTGA